The Scyliorhinus canicula chromosome 10, sScyCan1.1, whole genome shotgun sequence genomic interval gaaaggcattgcttgattagggatagtcagcacggatttgtgaggggtaggtcttgccttacaagttttattgacttctttgaggaggtgaccaagcatgtggatgaaggtaaagcagtggatgtagtgtacatggattttagtaaggcatttgataaggttccccatggtagcctTATGcagaagtaaggaggcatggaatagtgggaaatttggccagttggataacaaactggctaaccgatagaagacagagagtggtggtggacggcaaatattcagcctggagcccagttatcagtggcgtaccgcagggatcagttctgggtcctctgctgtttgtgattttcattaacgacttggatgagggagttgaagggtgggtcagtaaatttgcagatgatacaaagattgatggagttgtggatagtgaggagggctgttgtcggcttcaaagagacatagatagaatgcagagctgggctgagaagtggcagatggagtttaaccctgacaagtgtgaggttgtccattttggaaggacaaatatgaatgcggaatacagggttaatggtagggttcttggcaatgtggaggagcagagagatttggggtctatgttcatagatctttgaaagttgccactcaagtggatagagctgtgaagaaggcctgtggtgtgctagcgttcattagcaaagggattgaatttaagagccgtgaggtgatgatgcagctgtacaaaaccttggtcaggccacatttggagtactgtgtgcagttctggtcacctcattttaggaaggatgtggaagctttggaaaaggtgcaaaggagatttaccaggatgttgcctggaatggagagtaggtcatacgaggaaaggttgagggtgctaggccttttctcattagaacggagaaggatgaggggcgacttgatagaggtttataagatcattaggggaatagatagagtagacagtcagagaccttttccccgggtgaaacacaccattacaaggggacataaatttaagataaatggtggaagatatagaggggatgtcagaggtaggttctttacccagagagtagtgggggcatggaatgcactgcctgtggaagtagttgagtcggaaaagttagggaccctcaagcggctattggataggtatatggattagggtagaataatggagtgtaggttaacttcttaagggcagcacagtagcattgtggatagcacaattgcttcacagctccagggtcccaagttcgatttcgacttgggtcactgtctgtgtggagtctgcacatcctccccgtgactgcgtgggtttcctctgggtactccggtttcctcccacagtccaaagatgtgcaggttgggtggattggccatgaaaaattgcctaaaattctatgattaacctaggacagaagttcggcgcaacatcgtgggccgaagggcctgttctgtgctgtatttctctatctatctactccagaatgctgacagcctcattggCTTTTGAcaagtttttaatgtggtatcacagatTAGGTACAGCAgggtagtcttttaatttggagtcagctgctaGTTAATAAATGAGTCTGGAATCTCaatctcaaaaggaatttttcacctacCACTTCACTTTCAAAATTTGAAACGTCTCctctcattttccagtacttccctgcatatcacACACGTGAACTTTGCATTCTTATTTACATCGACACAATTGACAAAATCATAccccaagaaatcatctttatattgctttgttcccaagttaagtttcttctttgtaagcTGTTAACCAAAGGCCGTGGAGTGCTGTACAGAGCTAacgctagcactgctctgtcctgccctagactgtcctgagcagctctctccagcagattctgttgtgagatcccaTCCAGCATGTACAtggcctgtgtgtctctctggctGTCTATTACTTGTAAGAAAgcgatccatcttcacagtcctcttgccttgcttgccagcaacaAGAAAATGGAATAAGTTCTCCTCCATAATTTGGTGACAAAAGCACATACATAGAGGGCGCTTGACATCAAGCATACATGGAGGGTGTGTGACATGCTCACTGCTGCctcttctggccagaagactgTGCACAGCCtaatttcttttaatttaaaaggTGGCAGAGGCTGCCGTTCTCAAGTTAAAAGGCAGTAGCGGGCGTTGGATGTTTCTCACGCGATCGGGACCACAGCGGGAACGGTACAACCGACTGCCCCGCCACCCTCCTGTGACCCACCTGCGCGGGTcacgacccgcactttgaaaaacctctagagttacatgtaggccagactgggttaagatagcagatttccttcactgcagatttccttcactgcagGACTcaagtgagccagatgggtttatttttcaatgacaAGGTCACTACACtaactttttattccagatttaattaatttaaattctcTCAGCTTCCATGGCGTGATTCGAACTCGTGCCTCCAGAGCATTAATCCAGCTCACTGGTTTACTAATCTAGTAACATAACTATTCTACTATCATACCTCAAAAGCATGTTTGATCATCTGCTTCTGCCGGAAGATATTTGGACACAATTGCAATGCATTCCCACTGGCCGATTACGTTAGAACAGTCGAAAGCTGCAAATTAACCATCACAGTCTCTTTGTGTAGATGTATTGGCACATTCCCGTTACACAGCGACTGGTCAGTTCAATTATTAAAGAGACCACATTGAAATTCAGTTTATTAGTTGACAATGATTGCCTCAGttgatctgctgctgaaactctcatccatgcctttgttgccTCTAGGTTTGACTATTCCAAGTCTCTCCTGATCAACCACCCATCTTTCACCCATCGCAAAACTTGTGCACATCCCGAACTCTGTTGTACATATCCTAACTTGCATTTACAAATCAGCCCTGGACTCGCTGACCTCCATCGGCCATCTATCTATCAACATTTTAagattctcatctttgtttttgAATTGCTCCCTGGCCTTGCCTGGAACCTCCCGCCATCGAACAACCCTCGAACGTCTCTGGcttccttcaattctggcctgggcTCATCCCCAATTTTAAGCCCGAGGTCATTGGCAGGCTTTTGCCGTCAGGGAGTAAGCTCTGGagttcccccttctctctccttttAAGAAGCTCGCTCTACTGCTGTTCCTACCTGGAATGCCttcgtatttatttattttcgtgGTATGTAACAAAGCTAAAGGCCAGCCTCTGAATCTTATTGCTTAGAAACTAACAAATCTCCAGTTACCATGTTTAACAGTCTCCAATTACAGCTGCTCGCCACACTACCCCTTCCCAGTCCTCCACTGTATTCAAAATTCCACAGATCAGAAACAACGTGTGTGGTATAGGCCCCCCGTCCCCCACATCTGCCGACTTCTGATAAAATCCAGTCCCAGGGAAAGAAAGACAACAGTTTCATGCAGAGACATCTCTACATAATTTTCATTTACTGAAAGACAGCAGTCTCTTCCTGCTGTTTATAATTTGGGCTAGGacgttttaaaataaaaatcaattGGGCCTACTACTATTGGATACTATGATCCATACATTACACCTCTGGTGTAATCATTTGCAGGTCAAGGGTTAACTGCTAatttattcccgtaccagcctccccggacaggcgccggaatgtggcgactaggggcttttcacagtaacttcattgaagcctactcgtgacaataagcgattatcatttttttcattaaaaataaaaagtattcggggctggattctccgccgagtGCCGGCTGAAATGGAGAATATGCGGGCATTTTACACCGGCAAAATCGGCGGCtaaccctcaccaattccaggaccggtgaggggAGAGCAGCGGCACCGGGTGAGATTCccatgtggcggcgctggacacagcccgcagctgccacgctgggttcccgaccgctcagaccacacgtcaaccacgcGGTTGGGAACTCGGCTCAGCGGGGCGCAGCGTTGCAGGAGGGCCTGCCAATGATGCGCCAACACCTGTTGCAAGGGCATGCGGCAGGCAACCCGATTACCCCACTTCAGAGGGGGCTGACCAACGTCAAACTGGCACCGGCCCCAATTTAGGCGTCGGAATGGATTCCCCGCCTGATCGCTGATTACGGTTTCGCCgtcaggcaacagagaatcccgcccttggactGTCACATAGATTAATGCGTGGATGCAGATTTACCGATGGTGAAATGTATTCGAGTAAAAGCTTTAAACTCAATGCCACATTGTCATTTTCGATTAGGTAAAACTTTCCGAACAAGGGGCCTGTTTTAAAAGTGAAAATGTACTTCTGCTCATTAATCCATGAGTTAGGTAAAACTTTCCGAACAAGGGGCCTGTTTTAAAAGTGAAAATGTACTTCTGCTCATTAATCCATGACAATCCAAGTTATGTTTTCACAGGCATTTCTTTTGTTTCAAAAACAAGTGTGCAATAGTGGGCCAGTGACGTTGGCCGCTTTTTCAATGTGGCACCCAGCCACACCAGACTACCCGCCAGCCACTCCTGcacaaaccacctaacctgagcatctttggactgtgggaggaaactggagcaccgggaggaaacccacgctgacacgggaagagcgtgcagactccgcacagacagtgatctagcggggaatcaaacctgggaccctggtgctgtgaagcacctgtgctaaccactatgcgaccgtgAGTTGAAGTTATACATATGGAAGTGTATGTAACATCCACTGGTATTCACTTTACAGTTTATTTGCTAGGTCatgtgggcagaacagtggcttgtacttctgcctcacagctcgtGACCCAGGTAAAATTCCAGCTTTGGGAGACTGGGAAAgcgtggagtttccactttctcccagtgtctgcatgggtttcctcccacagtccaaagatgtgcaggttggatgaattggccgtgctaaattgccaccaaaaaggttaggtggggttgctgggatgggttgaggtgtgggtttaaatagggtgctctttccaagggctggtgcagacccgatgggccaaatggcctccttctgtactgtaaattctatgactaacaCAAAAACAAATTAAGCAGCTTATTCTAACGGACGTGTTAATTTGCTCTGGGCATGAGATATTTCATCACAAACAGGTAAATATTTCATCAAGGTTGAAAAGAAAACTGGTGCGGTCTGTGTTTTAGATGTCAAGCACATCCTTTCATTGGTACTTCAAAGGATCTTAGCTCACAAGTGGTAGAGAACAAGCCACTGGAATGAGAGTATCTGGAGCTCACCCAGCATCAGGTATTTCATCTGTTACTGTAAGCCAGAAACTAACTTCACATCTGGATCGGGGTCGTCAATCATCAGATGCCaaccccacatctacatcagggTAGCTCAATTTTCACACTTGTTGAAATGAACCACAGTCAGCTATGTTAACATAGCAGGTTAAGCGATTATAAGTCTCTCTTAGGCGCTATACCACAGACTCGGGAGCAAGAAATAGAATGTCGTACGGCAGGAAGCAACCCATCCAGTTGCAGGAACGAGCCACTGAAAATAATTACACTCGGAGGGGCTATCACTAGATATCTGCGATAAAACATTAGAAATCCACAGCAGGTTTCAACAGCGAGAACTTTCACCTGTGTTCTCAGCCCTGCTGTTATCAGATGCATTTCCTCTGTATAAAATAAGGCCCAATTACTTTGGTTGTGTACTTACGATGTAGACAGGAAAGTGAAACCTGATGTTCGAGACATCCTGAAGAGCTCTTTAAACTAGACAAGAGAATAAGGGaagtctccaccccccaccccaataaaGTTAAATAATGTCAAACCTTTTGCTTTTATCTCACGTTACACAACAGTGGGCTAGCAACACACCAAGTGACTCTGCCGGTGGTGTTTTAACTCTAGGGTACCAGCAGGTGATTGATGAGATTGTCAAGACACAGTGGTGGATGAAAAACTTGGCTTCAGCTCGATGTTATCAAAACCAATCTGAATGTTTATTCCATCTGCTCCAGTACTTTAATCACAATTTCACCAGGCTGCCAAGAATGCGGATTGACAATAAGCCATAAAGGAGGAGCTGCTGGTGTAAACTTTAGCTCTCGTTTTCACTCACTTTCTCGTGTCTTGGAAGTCATCGTTGTGTAAAAAGTTTAACATTTCATTTCACAGAACACCTTGACATGCAATGGATTCTAAAGCAGTATTCAAAAATCTTATTTCATGTTTTAGTTTTGAGTCTTCGTTCCAAGCCACTTAAACCCCGGCGgcaaagtggctagcactgttgcctcagtacCAGGGGACCCagtgcctgggtcactgtcagtgtggagtttgcactttctccctgtgtctgcgcaaatttcctccgggtgctcctgttctcttcccccctgccccccaccccaccccccaccccccacagtccaaagatgtgcaggttaggtggattggccacgcaaaactgACCCTTAAAAgcatccaaagattaggtggggttacagggtggtgccgtggcagggtgctctttcggaggatcggtgcagacttgatgggccgaatgacctcctctgcactgtagggattctatgaatagttACCGCATTTCAATAATAACtgcaaagcacttcatgatgttGGCAATAAGGCTTTTATAGAAATATTATCACACCGCTTTCTCCCAGATAATTTGTAATAATTTACACGGCTGATCTGTCttgatggaatattgtgtgtGTAATCTCTTCTGTTGATAACACTGTAAACATAACAGAATTAGTAATGCAATAGAATTGGTAATGCGGTCGGTAAAACCAGTTCATAAACTGTTTGAACACTATTTTAAATGTGTTGTTTGCCCTGCTTCCCCACCCGCAGCTTTAGGAAGTTTGGCCTCTCACCAGCACATTGAAACCAGCCTtggtcaggggagagagagagcgagtgtacaGGCCAGGAATTGTGTTGTGACGCTGCTACTTAGAAAGTTCTGAACTTTGCCAAGTCCTTTGCCATTGTCGCGTATTGCCCCTTCAGCCACTCGACCGCTTTCGCGTGCTCTTCCTCCAGCTCCGAGCCCTGGCGGCGCTGATCAGTCACAAAGGCCTCCCATTCAGCCTTGCGCCTCTGTCTGCTGACGTGCAGCCTCTCATCCTGTAAGCAACAAGAGGGAAATGCATATTCAGCTAGAGGCAACCACGTCTGGGCATTTCTGCAAACGCAGGGCACCAGCTAGAGGCAACCACGTCTGGGCATTTCTGCAAACGCAGGGCACCAGCTAGAGGCAACCACGTCTGGGCATTTCTGCAAATGCAGGGCACCAGCTGTTCAGAACAgatactctttttttttctctgacgCAAAAGCAACTGCCTTTGCTGGTAACAAAAACGGAGAATGGCGGaaaaacacagcgggtctgggagcatctgcggagagaggaaATAGTGTTAACGTTGCGAGTCCGTATCACTATTCTACAGACTCTTTCTGACAGCCTTGCCCAGGAAACAAAGTCAACCCTTTATTGGTCGGTTTGATTTCTGCTAAACTTACACCTGCTTTGTAGTAACCATAAATCGTGTCAACTGGATTAAAACTTTTCTGCAAACAAATCTCCCCTCACTCCTGCCCCGCCAACCCACCACCCTGACCCTGTGTAATCTTATCCCACTATTACACCCAAATACAAAATTGCTTCCTTTGGAAGAACAGAAATAATTCAGCTAGAAAACTGATCCAAAGAATCAGATTTCTATTGCGCAAGCAACAAGTCACCCTGACGTTAGCTCAGAAAGTTACTGAACTTTAATAAGGGAGATGGCAgacaaattataataataatctttattattgtcacaagtaggcttacgttaacactgcaatgaagtttctgtgaaaattccctagtcgccacactccggcgcctattcgggtacacataggggctgtttagcacagggctaaatcgctggctttgaaagcagaccaagcaggccagcagcacggttcgattcccgaaacagcctccccgaataggcgccggaatgtggcgactaggggcttttcacagtaacttcatttgaagcctgctcgtgactataagcgattttcatttcatttctaagagagaattcagaatgcccaattcacctaacaagttagtctttcgggatttgcgggaggaaaccggagcacccggaggaaacccactcagacacggggagaacattcagactccacacaggcagtgacccaagctgggaatcgaaccagggtccctggcgctgtgaagcaacagtgctagccactgtgctaccgtgccacccatgtacAAGAGGCCAATTTTCTTGTGGTTCCTTATGCCACCTTAACTGTGGGGGAAATTGCAGTAGCGGGgcgaaagagaaagaaaaatcgCATTGTCAGAGTAAGAAACGTCTTGGCAAAAATTCACCAGTCGGGTCACATTTTCTAGAAGCTGCACCACATTAACAATAGTATTTACActtcaaagtaattcattggctgtgaaatgcttcaggacatcctgaagctgtgaaaggCGCGATGTATGGGCAAGTACTTTCCTTCTGCCTGCCTTCCTGTCAATTAGGAAACACAACTGTGCAAAGCAACATTGCACCAAAAGGTGAAAGCAAGTTCAACTTAATTGACAAACAGTCCGGAATGTCACCAGAGTGAGGGGAGACCCGCCCTGAATTTTCCACCGTGAGCCTGGTTGCTGGTTGATATGGAAAAGGGGCTGCCTCTAATTCATCCCTCTTCCTTCCCACATTTGCCTCTTTCGATTTCTCTCTGTGCTCCCCATTTTGCCCCCGAGCTTCCTCCCTTTATTTTTCTACCTTTCATCCTGATATAGCTGCTCATGTGCCAGAAACACAGAGGACTGGATCGCAGCATGATGCTCCACAAATTCAGCAAAAGGAACAGTTAACaccaacttgtatttatacagcacctttaatgtcAAGGCACTACACAGGGGCATTAGAACACTGGAGCCACAGATGACAACATTTGGGTCAATTTGGAAGATGCCCACCCCCGCCCTGCACCCCAACCAAGAAATATGCCAGAATTTTAAGATCTGAAGATCTATCCGGAGCCATACGATTGCATACATACCAAACAAAAATGAGTGAAAGCCACTCCTTCATATTTAGTGCATcacattttgaacatctctatcaaatctctccttAGCCTACTTTGCTCGAAGGTGATAAACTGTTACtcattcactttttttttaaatttagagtacccaattattttttccaattaagggggcaatttagcgtgaccaatccacctatcctgcacatcttttggaatgtgggggcgaaacccacgcagacacggggagaatgtgcaaactccacacggacagtgacccagggccgggattcgaacccgggtcctcagcgccgtaggcaacaatgctaaccactgtgccaccgtgctgccccgtgttacTCATTCACAGGACTCGAGTTATTGGCACCAAAAAGGAAATACCAAGTTGCTGCAAATATTTCACTGCAAAACCATAATGTTTTAAATCAACTTTCCGGGTCTATGTCTTCCACATATAAATAGAAGAGTACTTGGCTTGCATTTTGATTATTTAAGATGACTGATGACAGGTATATTGCAGCACAGCAGATTACGGACCGGTGTGGACACTTCCACTATTAGCAGCATACCAAACTGGAATGCTGGTCTCTCATTCCATTCTTTTGTCTCGCACTCTGTACATCTGTGAACTGCTTTCAATATAAAgccctctctttctcaaagttccCTCTATCTCTAGCTCGATTCCCtcgctgattaaaaatctgtgtcTCTCAGCCTTGATCCCTACAGGTCTAaccaactcaacctctcctcgtacgaaaatccctccatgccctgggatcaaccgagtgaaccttctctggactgcctccactgccagtacctctttccttagataagggtaCCAAACCGCAAAAATATTTCCGTCACGCTCAAGGAAATAAAAGCTTTCAAGTTTCAAACACAATAGCGGATTTCAAAATTGGCAAACAACAATACACTTTTAAAAAACAGTCAGTGCTCAAGTTTGAAAAATCGCTTGCCAAAGGTTTGCACAATACTGGCAGCTGTTTAGTCTCTTTGCCACATTCCCCAATGGAGAAAGGAATTTGGCCTGTCCATGGGCGGCACTGAACCAAATTAAACCAGCGATAGTGACAGTACAATAAGGGTCCGTGCCATCCCATTAATTTGGCAAGCCAACTTCAAAACTAAACTATAAAATCAGATTGAACAGGCTGGGACTCTATTCCAGAAAAGGCGGCTGGATGACCCAATGGAGGTCTTTATAATTACGGAAGGGGCTCAATAGGTTAGGAATAGAGAACAAAATTTCCATTTATGGAGGAAGCCAAAACCAAGGGGGATAAATATAAGATTACCCCCAGTAAATAAAATAAGGTGTTCAGGAGAAACTTACTCAAAGCGTGGTAAGAACATGGAACATTCCGACCACAAGAACAGGTTTAAGAGAAAAAGGTCAGCAAGTATGATGAGGAAGTAAGGAATAGAAGTTTACGCTGATGCGTTTAGGGTCACATGAAGCCTAAAGAACAGAATAGATGCAGTTGGCCTGAATGGCTTGTTTTCAGTGCTGTAAGTTCCATGCATGCTGATTTGAGAAATTAAACAATTCTAATTTACTTCATTTCATTAGCTGTGTCTCAAGTGCTGACTGGATTCCCAGCCCTTGGTGGGAGAAGAATGATAAGTTTCCATTTGCCTCGGAGCCATGCTGACTGTTGAAAATCATACTTGCGGTGAGATTGTTCCACGCTCGTAAACAAACCAAGTCTTCCTTCAATAAAAACTGGATGGATTGCCCATATATCAAAATCTTATTACAGTAACATGGTCCTCGGGTATGTGGACAATTGGTTCAGAGGCCCAACCCTGCACTGATGCTGCTGAATTTGCTTCACAGGACGAGGCGGCTAGCGTCTCTGGAGACCTCCATGCAAGTTCCCTCTTGCCCAGCCTTCAACCTCACCGGACAACCGAAAGCAAATGGGAACGGTGGTGTCCGAACCAAGCTTGGTTGAGCCCTCAGCCTCCCCAGTAAAAAGGTACAGCAATGGACTTTGCCCTCTGCAAACCTGCAGCGGGGAAGAGCTTTGGCCCAAAAGACTGAGGTTGCGTCTTTGAACAACTCGAGGCAGCTGTTTCGCATTCCCACCTTTGCTCGGGAATATATTCTGTACGCAGAAAATCCAGCGCAAGCATGGTAGTTTGAGGCCTCAGGGTAGTGGTCATCTCTGCGTAACTTAGCAACGGCAGAACCACCAGATTTTCTGCAGTGATGACAGAAGAGTTTGAACCTTtttaagaatacccaattatttctcttccccccccacccccaatgaaggaggggcaatttaatgtggccaatccacctaccctgcacatctttgggttgtgggatgagatccacacagacacagggagaatgtgcaaactccacacagacagtgacccggggcagggattgaacaagagtccttggcgccgtgaggcagtggtgttaaccactgtgccaccgtgccatcccgtgAATAAATCTAAAACAGATCGACTGCTGGTCTCATCCTTCACCAACTGGCTGCAAGAGGTTTAACAACGTATATCTTTTCTCTAGTCATATTGCTGACGAAAATTTGGAACTGGAAGGCTCCTATGATTAACTCAAGAGAAAGGTACAGAACCACGAGGGGTAGCGAAATACACGCCACTACGACGAGGAAACAACAAATACATTCAGATGGCAGTCCTAGTTAGCACAACTAAAAGAACAGGAGCAAATGCGATAACCAAGCAGGGTCACTCTGCCAACTGTGGCAGGAGCAGGGAGCCCCAGCACCCAGAGAACCATTTCAATGCAGAAAGAGGTAATTTGTGTGCGAGAGAAGTGGTTACACTGACCTGTTCTGCTTCCTGCTCCCTCTGCTGGATCCTGCTGATAATGTGGTTTGCAGCTTCCACTGAAAACAAAAACCCAAGCACAAAAGTGTCAACGGTCAACGTTGGGGGTAGTATTAGGAGTGAGATATATTTCAGACAGCCAACACAACTGTTCAAAATGCAGAGTTCGAGGTTATCATTCACACAGCTGCACCCAGATACAAGTTACACAGCAACTGTTGCGGAGTATGGGACCAAAGATTAAAGCAGCCCCcagcggcacccccccccccccccccccccaggagattcACCCAACTATTCCCTCGGGGAAAGACACTCTTTTGGTCTTGCTGAAAACCTGGTCGTCCGTTGCCAAGAGCTGCCCACGAAGGAACTTCAGACATTCCAAAGATCCGAGACCATAGGAAATAAGAACAGGATTCGGCCatccagcccctcgagtctgctccaccattcaataggatcatggttgatctgacattcctcacatccaccTTTTTTTGAGGGAGGCACTAAAGCCTGGGGCAGCTGCtggagacacagtgaggagacaccAAGCCCTCACGCCATAGTATTCTGAGGGGAAACCCATGCGAAACAAATTGGTCTGAATATGCCagaaaatgtttctttttatataaatttaaagtacccaattctttttttttcaactaaggggcagtttagcgtggccaatccacctaactcacacatctttaggttgtgggggtgagacacacgcagacacagggagaatgtgcaaactccacgtgaacagtgacccagagccaggatcgaacccgggacattggcgctgtgaggcagcagagcgttCACAGAGCCGTTACTGACCAACGAATTGAAAAGGTGGTTGGGCGTACGGTGAAACGTGAAAAACACCTCAGCCACATGGAATCCAcagaacagaatcacagaatggttacagcaccagAAGCCATTCAAGCCTaccatgtctgtgccagctcacTGCAAGAGATAATTAACTAACTCAACTCCTCTGTCCTTTCCCTGTAA includes:
- the bloc1s5 gene encoding biogenesis of lysosome-related organelles complex 1 subunit 5, producing the protein MCCFTDLSEIYSRLFDHRPIIQADIRFFIKEFEEKRGFREQRGLDGVNSLMVELNEQIVPKTQEAMYSNVPSVLARLEAANHIISRIQQREQEAEQDERLHVSRQRRKAEWEAFVTDQRRQGSELEEEHAKAVEWLKGQYATMAKDLAKFRTF